In Glycine max cultivar Williams 82 chromosome 7, Glycine_max_v4.0, whole genome shotgun sequence, a single window of DNA contains:
- the LOC121175184 gene encoding uncharacterized protein, translated as MGEKLASLSVLDGNKSRSDIEQESFVPARPPSADSVHVLLKQALNADDRTLLLDCLFTQNEKVVVSFQRSCCSRSLTLCSIIISLCALNETHFVGNVDEESRQLIKCTYECLEKAISIVKLGVRFREIGEAINRHASMFGFSMVMIYFFVL; from the exons ATGGGAGAGAAACTTGCTAGTCTAAGTGTTCTGGATGGGAACAAATCAAGGAGTGATATAGAGCAAGAATCTTTTGTCCCAGCAAGGCCTCCAAGTGCAGACTCTGTACATGTTTTGCTTAAGCAAGCATTAAATGCTGATGATCGCACCCTTCTGCTAGATTGCTTGTTTACACAAAATGAGAAG GTTGTTGTATCTTTTCAAAGGTCATGTTGCAGCAGATCTCTAACTTTGTGCAGCATAATAATAAgcttat GTGCTCTCAATGAAACACACTTTGTGGGAAATGTTGATGAAGAGTCTCGCCAACTAATAAAATGCACATATGAGTGCCTGGAGAAGGCAATATCCATTG TTAAACTTGGGGTACGATTCCGTGAAATTGGTGAAGCTATTAATCGTCATGCTTCAATGTTTGGCTTTTCAATGGTAATGATTTACTTCTttgttctttga